Within the Sulfitobacter sp. JL08 genome, the region CCTTTGAAATTTTTGTTAAACAAACGGGTTACCCTGTTGTCGGAACGCAGCCATCGGTTACTGGGTCGTAAACACTACCTTCGGCACATGTCATGGAAGCTTGCTTTTGCTTACCCCCGTTGCATTCAGAAGCAATTCCCATTGCGGGCAGGATGCTCAGGGCCACCGCTGCGGCCAAGGCCTTGATCGTCATTGCGGTTCTCCTTTTCACTCAAGTGCTTCGGAGGATAGCAACTGAACCAGTTCGGTCAACCAAAACAATAGGAAAAATGTCAGCGCACTGCTGCCATCCCAGAGCCCGGCACTGGCGCGGACATTCGGTAATGGGGCTCTCGACGTATTCAGGGCCAATGACGCTTTAAATAATATTGTTCGCTTTAACGCGGCCACCGTCGCGTCACAGCGGCGTATCCACGATTAATATTGGTATCAAGCGATCATTAATAGGCAAATTCCAGCATGCCTTAAAGAAAGGACTATTTTCTTAGAGAAGACGCAACTGGCTCTGGAATAAATTGGCCCCTGAAAACGTCCTTTATGTACTGGGTTTATTAGAATTGAGCCCGGAAGCAGCAGCCTAGGGAGGAATTGATGGCATTAGATACTGACAAAAAAGGGAATATGGATGGGAATGTGGATCAGCACGAAGAAATTGATCCGAACCGCCGTAGTTTTTTAACCAGGACCAGCGTTGCGTCTATTGCTGCAATTGTAGGTACATCAATCCCATTCCACCAAAACTTGCCTTTTGGTTTCGTACCTGCAGCGTCAGCTCAGGACAACGTCCTTGTAGGCAAGGATGGGTTGACCCTCTTGAACGACCGTCCCGTGAATGCGGAAACGCCGCCGGAACTTCTCGATGATGCGATTACACCAACGGACCGGCATTTTATTCGCAACAACGGATTATTGCCAGACAGCATGGACGCGGCGACCTGGACGCTGACCGTTGACGGATTTGTGGATGCACCGCTTGAACTGTCTATTGCTGATTTGAGCGATCAGTTTGAGGTAGTGACCATGGCTCTCGCCCTTGAGTGCGGCGGCAATGGCCGGGCCTTCTTCAACCCGCCCGCAAAGGGAAATCAATGGACCTACGGTGCGATTGCTTGTTCTGAATGGACTGGTGTAAGGCTGAAAGACGTGCTTGAGAAGGCAGGTGTTCAGTCCAACGTTATCTATACCGCGCACTACGGCGCTGACGTTCACCTTTCTGGCGACCCAGAAAAGCGGCCGCTTTCACGCGGGCTGCCGATTGA harbors:
- a CDS encoding sulfite oxidase, coding for MALDTDKKGNMDGNVDQHEEIDPNRRSFLTRTSVASIAAIVGTSIPFHQNLPFGFVPAASAQDNVLVGKDGLTLLNDRPVNAETPPELLDDAITPTDRHFIRNNGLLPDSMDAATWTLTVDGFVDAPLELSIADLSDQFEVVTMALALECGGNGRAFFNPPAKGNQWTYGAIACSEWTGVRLKDVLEKAGVQSNVIYTAHYGADVHLSGDPEKRPLSRGLPIEKALTDNILIAFEMNGEALHPMNGAPLRLVVPGWPGSCSQKWLSRIELRDQVHDGAKMTGTSYKVPAYPVEPGQEIPKEDWEIIQRMPVKSLVTFPANGTDLSGSETEVRGHAWAGDRSIDKVEISKDFGKTWMDADLDAPVNDGAWQNWRATVTFPQAGYYEVWARATDSDGIMQPFAIDWNAKGYLNNTMHRVGVRVS